Part of the Candidatus Micrarchaeota archaeon genome, TCCTGTACGAGAGTATCGTCCGTCGATAACATGTGAAACCCGCCTACAACCATGTACATCGGTTCTTTCGGAAACCAATTCTTGACGTATGATAAGATGTTGTAGATGCCGGGATGCGCGCAACCTGTTATGACAACCAACCCTTTGTCCGACCTGATAACCATAGCTTGCTCTTCGATCCAACCGTTCGGAGGTTTGAGCGGACCCGTCGAATATACATCGTCGCGGATCGGCGAGAATCCGATGACTTCCGAATAAAGGAACCCTTTTCTTTTGACCGTATCTTTTATCGTGCTGGAAAATGATGGTAATACGTACACAATAATGTTCAACTTGTCCGGGTTCATGTTGTCGAGCAGGACAGGTAACCCGCCGGTATGGTCGGCATGGTCATGGGATAAAAATACTGTATCTATACGTTTACTGTCTATCCCTAATCTTTTCATGTTGTTCAGGAGTTTGTTACCGTCGTCTCCGGTATCGAACATGATGCGGTTCTCGTCGGTTTCCACGTAACACGAGAACCCCCATCCCTTCTCCAGACCTTTGCATGCACGGTTGTCATACACGATTGTGAGTTTCATGGATAGATTACTACAGTCACTATTTTAAACTTGATCGAACTATGTTTCACGAAAGGTTCTGAATTCAAAATGAGTGGGATGATTCTATGAACGTAATTATGGTGTTATCCGGTAAAGGTGGTGTCGGAAAGACTACTGTGGCAGTCGCACTTGCCAGGAAGTTGGCAGACAAAGGATACCGGATAGGGTTGTTGGATGCAGACATCCACGGTCCAGACGTGTTTACCTTGTTCGGTGTAGAGGACAGAAAGGTTGAGGTTCGGGACGGTAAACTCCAGCCGGTGCATGTGACCGATAAAATCAGAGTGATATCGTTTGCAGGTATGGTTGACGAAGACAAAGCGGTAATATGGCGCGGTCCTTTGAAGATCAAAGCGTTGAATCAGTTGGTCAACGGTACTGATTGGGGTGACATAGATTACCTGATTGTAGACCTGCCGCCCGGAACCGGTGATGAACCTTTAACGATCGCTCAACTGTTCAACAACAATCCTGATTATCGAGTGGGTGCATTACTCGTTACAATCCCGCACAGGTTATCTTTAGCAGACCTCAAACGTGCCATTAATTTCTGTTCGACTTTGAACATTCCGATAATAGGTGTGGTAGAGAACATGCGCGGTGAAGTGTTTGATTCGCACGAAGTGGAACGGTATTGCGAATCTGTTAACATTCCTGTGATTTCTTATCTTCCCATGGATCCAGCGGTTGCGAAGTCCGGACCTGCCGGAACCGTAGTATCTGATAGTTATAAGAACGGTTTGGATAGGTTGACTGCTGTTGTAACAGATTGGTTTAACAGATAGTTTTTGAAGAAGGGGGATGAATATGACGAATAGGGATGAAAATGAGCAAGGTAAAGAGAATAGGAAACGGTTCACTATCGAAGGTGAACTGTTCCATGAGATTGAAGAGTTCGGTGGCAAGAAGTACGAACATATCGGATTCAGAGACCCCGAAAACAGGTTCGGTGAACTGTTGGCTCGATTGGTCCCTGAGATAGGAATGCATAAAAGGGCACGTATTACATTGGAACTGGTGGACGATGGATAAACAAAGGTAATAGAGTGCAGTTTTGTAGACCCGACCCGTGGAGAAAGGAGGGTGGTGATCGGATGGATGATGAGAACGGGGTCGGAGAAGACTCGTTCGTGCGCGATTGGTCCGAATTTCTTGACAAACGGTTTGTCTATGCAGTGGTAGGTGTTTCTTCAAACCATGAGAAATGGGGATACAAGGTATACCGGGAACTGCACGATGCCGGGTTTAAAGTCTATCCCATCAACCCGAACCATAGGTACATAGACGGAGACAGATGTTATCCAAAAGTTTCAGCATTGCCTGTGAAACCGGACATAGTTGTGACTGTTGTGCCGCCCAGCATAGCATATAAAGTTGTGGAAGAATGCTCAAAATTAGGGGTTAACAGGGTTTGGTTTCAGCCGGGTTCGGAATCCGAAGAAGCGATAGAGTTTTGTAGAAGACATCGTATAAAGGCGATATACGGTGCATGTCTAGTAGTTGACGGGTTGGGAAAAGGTTTTGATTGATTCATTTCGTTATATCCAGGACCATCAAAGATTCCATGTGATATGTCAACGGGAAGAGGTCGTACACATTGATTTTTACCGGTTCGTACCCGTATTCCTTGAGCACCGCTGCATCCGCGGTTTGCGTGACTATGTTACACGACATGTACACTATCCTTTGAGGTGCTAACCGTCCCAGCAGTTTTGTGACCTTCTTTCCTAAACCGCTTCTGGGCGGGTCAACTATCACCAGATCAGCATTATCTCCATGGGTTAAATACTGTCTAACATCTTCAACAACAAACTCGATGTTGTTGTTTATCTGACCTTTGTTTATCTCAAGGTTTCTGTTAGCCATATCAACATTCTCTTTGATAAGTTCTACTCCTATTACGTTCGGATTTTCCAATAGAAGGGTTATCGCTCCCGTACCTGAGTAGAGGTCTACGACCGAATCATACCAGTGCGTCTCTGCAATCAGGTCAGCGTACACCTTTGTTACAAACCGGTTCGTCTGGAAGAACGTGTTAGGTCCGATCAGATAT contains:
- a CDS encoding MBL fold metallo-hydrolase gives rise to the protein MKLTIVYDNRACKGLEKGWGFSCYVETDENRIMFDTGDDGNKLLNNMKRLGIDSKRIDTVFLSHDHADHTGGLPVLLDNMNPDKLNIIVYVLPSFSSTIKDTVKRKGFLYSEVIGFSPIRDDVYSTGPLKPPNGWIEEQAMVIRSDKGLVVITGCAHPGIYNILSYVKNWFPKEPMYMVVGGFHMLSTDDTLVQDTVDRLHNLGVKHVVPCHCTGDHAVATFANTFGAGFTNCCAGLEIEI
- a CDS encoding P-loop NTPase; its protein translation is MNVIMVLSGKGGVGKTTVAVALARKLADKGYRIGLLDADIHGPDVFTLFGVEDRKVEVRDGKLQPVHVTDKIRVISFAGMVDEDKAVIWRGPLKIKALNQLVNGTDWGDIDYLIVDLPPGTGDEPLTIAQLFNNNPDYRVGALLVTIPHRLSLADLKRAINFCSTLNIPIIGVVENMRGEVFDSHEVERYCESVNIPVISYLPMDPAVAKSGPAGTVVSDSYKNGLDRLTAVVTDWFNR
- a CDS encoding CoA-binding protein translates to MDDENGVGEDSFVRDWSEFLDKRFVYAVVGVSSNHEKWGYKVYRELHDAGFKVYPINPNHRYIDGDRCYPKVSALPVKPDIVVTVVPPSIAYKVVEECSKLGVNRVWFQPGSESEEAIEFCRRHRIKAIYGACLVVDGLGKGFD